tatgtaagtgtaccttgatgaatctactttcatatggaagaaacgaaatggtcatatgagttataagttaacagattttaaagttcttgtgaaatagggccagaacggtttctggatcccctgttccaactttggaaaatcattgtaaattaaccagagataattaggagtcattccatatatgtgtagattcctctctgagtctagtttctatagaaacaaacggcatcagtattgaagccctgtacagggagatatccaattcgtaacgcacaaaggtcagtgtagtcgatccctacaacaggcgagactttaactaataaactgtactaattggctcgaccaaaaattctagaaaaaaatatgtagatggacatatgagtctagtttcaggaaaaatttacggaactgattttcgagttgtaaaactcaagttatgaattttggagcgactagtactcagattggcagcttgtctgaaaattgtcaataagtgggttgaagtctgttaacaccttgcgttcgactccggcgacggtctcgggttcggggtgttacaaattatcCATCTAGCCAACACATGAACCATATTGAACTTGCCAAaacataaggcattatatacatcacatatcacttaccaaaatcataaattaagccaactcaaatggctaaataCACACCCGCATTTACAAGCTGAATCTCATGGCtgatatcataactcaaaacatatcatcatattactagcctatacatgccatataccatatttacaaagcatccaaaagtaccaacaaatagtcgatagtgtgatgacggttACTGATAATCCCCGatgtccaagctagctttgataatctataaaacaaggaaaaaacacacaaagtaagctttaaaagcttagtaagccatatgcaaataaatttACCATATGATTCAACACCATTTCCATCAAATAGGCAAAATATGAATAAGCACatataagttcacaaacctttcccaatgtgtacatattcaatatcacatgtaaattcatcaaatacttcccttttcaatactcaaATGAATcttgtacgtacctgagtcacttaactcgttcacacattctttctcgacttgactttaccAGTTAAACCCTTcgaaatcattaaggatactcaaaaatcctatatagctcatacaatgctatatcccagatatggtcttacatgttatcacatatcgatgccaatgtcctagacatggtcttacacgaaatcatataacgatgccaatgtctcaaacatgatcttacatgtaatcacaatacaatgccaatgtcccagacatggtcttacatgtaatcacatctcgataatcctaatgtcatgacatttgtatgctatactattcctaaggttcgtttgAGACTTCCGGATATCATTATTTCGtcaattcttgctcgtattttctctttcaacattcatagtaattcaatgacaaataaacatttataaatcaatttaaagacatttatttacgtatgaacttaccttgtagtcGAAATAGAGGGACGAGATCAACTattcgataacctttgattttttccgatctaaattcgatttctttcgttcttaatctatatacattcaaaatttactcatttattcatcaaatccttcaatttagtccacaaacacatatataggaatttttacactttagcccctaaagttcaacatttttacaatttagtccctatttcacaattacacaaaattcacacaattcaacaagaccaatgcttggccaaattaccatagtgcccttagtagcccatatttttcatttatttacacatttaaccactcaatttcacaatttcacaattaaatccctatttgacttttttttgtcaaaaatcacttttcaaaacattaaaatatatcattaagctttcatatttcaccatcaaTCATTCAAAAGATCAAGATTTCATCAATGGAAATTCAAAAAATCActgaaaaactcaaaaattagggcacgagctagctagtactcaaagtaacgatcacaaaaacatagaaatcatcaaaaacagatcagaaaccgtaccttaatcaagcttaatATGTGCCGAAACCTAAAACACCATCAATGGATTTCTTCTCCCCTAATATTTGGCCAAGATGAaataaagatggacaaaaattaaatttttttattaataataactttatttaccaaataccaaaattaaccttaatgaaaccATTATAAATTCACCTAATATATACCCATTTATGTCATTTTCCACTATCAATAgtctaataacatcataaggacctttcatttaataaaccatagcaattaagcactttaaacaagtagaatgcaacttttgcattttacgcgatttagtcttttttctcaaattgaacaGTTAAACGATAAagttagctcacgaaattttcacatgtACATGCTGTCATgctataaacacataaaataatattaaaataattttctaacctcAGATTTATAGTTCTAAAACCACTctttcgatttagctaaaattgggctgttacagtgcccgtgtaactcactgacttgggtcacacggccaagccacacgctcgtgtgctaggtcatgtaaatttcaaaattaaacctttaaaaacctacaggcgacacatggccatgtgtcacacacgactaagacacacgcccctGTCTTAGGTTGTGTAGAtaagaaattggccaaaatcaagccatttccttcACCCACCCCATCCATTCACCTAAACACAATTTGCACATGTGACCAAGGCATCAAAGCATATCCAAACATGCATAAAATGACGAATTCAAATGATCaaattccattcaaccaatatgtcaTATAGGCACTTGAAATGCAAACATACAAATTTACTTAAACATATACATGGACTTTGTAATGGCCCAAAAATccttaatatttattttcatatgtttGTGTTACATAAATatctgtctgcttcagtggttaagtgtcctgggaagagtTTGAGAAGTCCTAACTTTAAACCTTGGTTTGCGTCAAAGAtttattttaaatgaataaaccccTATTTCTAGTAAGTATGTTTAAAAATAAGTATGGGTATAATATgtcagaatgggcttgctggtctagGGGATGAGTGACGTGTTATTGTTACCTGAAGTTTGAAGCTCGAGTCTTAGCATGCGCAAtgaagtgttttattttgctgctaggGCCATGGGGCTGTTTGAGTTTAACCAAACTACTGAAGAGTTTTGGTGGAATTTTAATTTAGTGGTTGAGGGAGAAGTGGACGATTTTGAGGGATTTGGGGAGGAAATTGTGGGAGTTTGAGGATAGTGGAAGAGTTGGTACCGAACTTGAACTGTTGTTTCTCAAGTTGTCAGTTTTTGGATGGTACTTTCTCCCCATTTCTATTTTTGTCGACTTTTTGCACTTCTTGGAGGCCGAACACTCTTTCCTCCACACTCACAGTTCTTTCAGTTTTGGAAATTTTCTCTCATTTCTTCTTGTTTGCTTTCCTACCGATTTTGCACCCTTTATTTCTTGCCTGCCGACTTCCTTTCTTGTAGCCAAAACCTACCTCTTCTCGCTGTTCTCTTTTTGTTCTTCGACCAATCAGTTTTAATGCGTAATGGTTGTTTTCTTACTTTCGCTCTCTCTATTATAGTAGTTATTTCACCAAACATCTCCCTTTTGCTACCGATTTTGCTACCTACAATCATTATTTTTGGGTTCTTTCATTCTTGGGGATTAAGTTACCAATTATTGCTAGGGGCACGGTTGTTCTATCTTTTGTCTCTATTGTATCGTGTGCTTTTAGCCTTCATTTTAGGTGTAGGCTGATATTTTCTTTCCCCTATACTTGGATTTGCGCTTTTGGTAAGTGTAATATTCATTTTTTCAAACTGTTTGTGTCAATAATGGTTAATAGGATTCGGTTGTAAAGCAGGTAATCACTAAGAGTCTTTTACAGCGGCTTAAGTGGGCAAAGCCTCAGttgttcaatcaaggcaagtgaCAATCGATCTTTTAGATAAGTGTTATAAGAGGGGTCATTTTAATCTTATTGTTAAGTGATTAATGGTGTGTTATGATTGAATATAGGTTGGAGTGCTCAAGAACGGTGTGCGCACTTTTCGTAACCAGGTGTGTATAAACACAACCTCATAAACTAAAATCGACAAAAAGCCAAAATTGTGAACTGTCGACGCCACGCAGGCGTGTGGTTGCTCTTGTGGTAAGTCATATGTttgaacacgagcgtgtgatcgaTGAGGTAGGCCATGTACAATTCATAAGTCAGACCAAATAGGGCCGAGTGGGCCCCATGAGTGTGTGGGGCCCACACGAGTTAACCATACGAGCATGTGGAATTATTGGACTGGgttgtgtgatccacacggctaaggccatttttgggcctggtgggccacatgagcgtgtgggcctatCTGGGCAAATGACATGGGCTTATGGGCTCATTATCACTGTTAAACtgctaaggttgcacaggtcgcctgAGACGActatgaacctactgtagggtcggcaAGTGTACTTAGGCCCTGGATTCATTAAATTGACTGTTATACCCTTACATGATATAGACATTTGTATGACTGTCTATGAGGCATGATGCTAAAACTGTTCTGAATGCATGTATAATACTATGATTGGGCATGACATGTTATATATTGCACTGCATTGGGTTGGGGATTATATTATGCGGAGGAAGTACACTGATAGGCCTCGAGCTTGATTTTCTGGCATTTCAGATGTATATTACTGTATAGTGCCAcattcggtactacttggagtgagGGGTTGCgtaggttgattatatccccacatggagtgtagggttggacggagatggtatgTAGAGGCTAGTTGCGTATGAATCTTGTGATTACATATATGTGACTATTACCATACTgggatgggctaaggcccaaactggatCGATACTATtactgaaaaagggcttatgcctagACTGTGATTATTCGTATTCTATCTATTTTTGTGCATGGGGAACACCCACTgagttttgtaaactcaccccattaTGTTTCActttgcaggaaatccccaaaCCTAGGTGGATCAGTGtagcgagggactcaaaggtggccacagaACTGTATTTTTTTTGTACTTGGTTACGATTATAAGTATTATTAGTTGGGacatttttattgtaataagggTTTTCAAAAGTTACAAATGTCTTCTTTCAAAACATTCACCACGACGTAAATCGTGTTAAAAAACTTCTGCTAATTATAATGACTTGTAAATAAATGgttaatgttttaaaaataaataacttgATTCATGGACAATATAAGATAACAAAAACAGCTTAACAACGACTTAGATTTCGAAAGCActttcatgtgacatcgccagattcggtcataatgTTTGGACCGAGTTttgagtgttacatttagtggtatcagagcctagttgcaaaactcgactggcAAATTAGGTTTTAAAActgaaattttaaagaattattttcaaatgatttgaaatgatttgaaatgttttactgaataTGTGGTACATTGAGTCTCCGGCGTTGATCCTGTAAGTTTTCTGTAACTTTATGCATTTTGATTAAAATGCTATAGATAGTAAATACTGAGCCTAATATAGATAGCATACAGTAATGAAAATACTTTAGTAGTGTACACTGACATAATAGTAAAACTATAGTGAGAATGCGATCTAGAAGATGAACTTTGAATTATTGACACTGTTTCTATAAAATAtttgtaataaacattggaactataaattgatgcataaaattgttaatacagataaaataCAATACGATAATAAGCACTAGAGGTGCTTAAGGACTGGGTACAAGAGGCCGCAGTGGGGGCCGTAGAGGTGCTCGAGCTAGGTATTCCTCATCTGGCCACATGCCTAATGTAGAAACTAAAGAGGCACCGacttcacctgtgactgagactgggtctcatgattgtgtggctggggatgacgcattgtcccaagccatgttacaaATTCTGGAGAGGGTCGCTGTGCCTAATACTGGTGTTGTAGGCTAAGGGTCGGTTACAAAACGACTCCGATCTAATGGAGCTGAGATTTTcaggggtattgctggagttgcccctaatgtggttgagtattggattgaggccacagaaagaatcatggatgacctcgactgcaccTCTGAGTAGAAACTAAAAGGTGTAGTGTTACTGTTGAGAGATGAGGCTTACAAGTGGTGGCTTACggttaaagagggcactcagcctgATTAACTATCCTGAGAGTTTTTCAAGGCTACTTTTCAGGGAAAGTATGTaggtgctagttatgtggatgcccagaGGAGAGAGTTTTTGAATCTGACATGGGGGGATAGATCTGTGGCcgaatatgaggctgaatttttacGACTAAGCCGCTATAcgcgtgggatggtggcaactgagtaCGAGTGATGTGTTCATTTCGAGGATGGTCTCAAGGATAGTTTACGaattctgatagctccacagagggagcgagattttgctgtATTAGTTGAAAAGGCGAAGATCACCGAGGAGGTGAAGCGCACTGAGCGTCTGAATCGTGAGAAGGagagaggtaggaacaagagggattcggagcACTCGAATTTCtttctgaggcctaagaaaaaggccagagttgatgggtcAGTCAGAGTTAGGGCCTCTGTAGTTGCTACTGGATCGCATCCCTATGCTGATTGTGAGTGATGCTATCAGGACGAGTGCTAGAAACGGACTGAGGCATGTTTGAGGTGTGATTCATTGGAGCACCATATAAGAGAATGTCTACAGATGCGTGATCAGATTCAAGCTACAAGTTTGGGTACTACAAAGCTGTCGAGGGGTGTTCAGCAGCCACTGAGTGGCCGTGGTCAGGATAGAGGTGGTAATAGTTTGAACCGGGGTCAGAAAGCACAGGGCAAGGTGCTGGGCATACTGAAGCGAGGCAGCCAGCTCTAGTTTATGTTGCACGTTgccgagaggatggagatgctctgGATGTTATCGtgggtacgttctttatctatGATGTACCTTATATTacactgatagatataggatctactcactcctatatagcttgtactGTGTCTGAGACTCTGGGTGCCTTGGTTAagagcactacgagtgaggttactgtactGAGTCCATTGGGGCAGTCGATAAGGGTAAATAAACTGTTCAGAGATAttcctttggaggttcaaggggtTATCTTTTTGGAagatttgatggaacttccttttggagaatttgatttAATACTGGGAATAGACTGGCTGGTTAAACATCGAGTGagcttggattgtgctactaaaaGGATGGTACTGAGAACTGTGGAGGAAAATGAGGTAATTGTAGTTGGGGAACGTCAGAACTACTTCTCGAATGTGATTTCTACATTAAGGGCCGAGAAGTTGGTTCGTAAGAGATGTGAGGCATACCTGGCCTATATTAGTGTTTTAGATTATGGGGTTTCTTCTATTAAAGATATCAGAAAGGTTAAAGACTTTCCGAATGTCTTTCTTGATGAGCTACCTAGGTTACTTTCAAATCGTGAAGTTAAGTTTGGGATTAAGCTCCTGCCTAGTATAGCTCCAGTGTCTATTGCCCCTTATTgaatggcaccaaaagagcttgtggagcttaaagctcagattcaagagttgttatATCGTGTgttcatccgccctagtgtgtcCCCAAGGGGAGCACCAGTtttgtttatgaaaaagaaagatagatctATGCATATGTGCATCGACTGCTGGCAATTGAATTAATTGactgttaagaataagtaccccctaccgaggataaatgatctgttcgaccaatttcAAAGAGCTtcgattttctctaagattgatctctgatTAGGGTACCGTCAATTGAGGGTCAAAGAGATTGATGTATACAAGACAAcgtttaggactcattatggtcattacgagttcctagtgatgccatttagaTTGATGAATACACAagtagcttttatggatctgatgaactgagtgttccagccctatcagGATCTAttcgtagtggtttttattgacgatatcttggtgtattcaagGACTaaggatgaacatgatgaacatctttgAGCGGTTCTGCAGATTCTGAAGGAGAAACAACTGTATaccaagttcagtaaatgtgagttctggttactagaggtaacatttctaggccatgtggtatctgctgaagggcctaagactgtatctgagatccgtagttttctgggactggcagGGTATTATTGATGATTTATAGAAGGGTTTTCACTAATTGCAGCACCTTTGACTAAGCTGTTACGTAAAGGTGTGCCATATAACTAGACTGATGCAcaacaagagagctttgagaagctcaagaaggtactgactgaggcccctatcttgatacagccagagtcAGGGAAAGAGTTCACTGTTTACAGCGATACATCACAtgttgggatgtgtgttgatgcaagagggtaaggtggtagcataTGCGTCTCATTAGCTTAAAACTCATGAGgcgaattatccgacgcacgacttGGAGTTGGCCACAGTAGTATTGGCACTGAAACTTTGAGGGCATTAGCTGTACGATGAAAAGTGTACcatttacactgatcacaagagcctcaaatatctcctcactcaaaaggagctaaatcttaggcagcgtagatggattgagctgcttaaagactatgactttacaattgaataccaccctggtaaGGCCGATGTGGTGGCCAAAGCACTGAGCTGCAAGGCTATGATtgatttgagggtgatgtttgctagtctcagtttatttgatgatggtagtttgttggctgaaCTTCAGGTTAAACTGACGTGGATtaagcagattaagggtaaatagtttgaggatgagtcactgggtctTCGTTTTTGATAGGTTAAGGGTGGGGATACtatggattttggactgaatagcgaaggggttCTCTGTTTTTGTGGGAGAATCTGTGTACCAAAGGATACCGATTTTAGGTAGTCTATACTGTGAGAGGCACATAGcaacccttatgctatgcatcctggaggaaataagatgtactgagaccttcgtgagttatattggtggataggtcttaagcgtgaagttaccaACTTCATCGGTCTATGTCTGACTTGCTAGCAGGTTAAGGCtaaacatcagttaccttcagggttgcttctgcaagttaaaattccactttggaagtgggagagagtgactatggacttcgttagtaggCTGCCCCttacgcctactaagaaggattcagtatgggtcatcgtggatcgcttgaccaaatctgcccatttcataccaattCGTATTGACTACTCTTTGTAGAAGCTGGCTAAattgtatgtgtctgagatagtgagactgcataggGTACTGGTTTCGATAATATCACATAGGATCCTCGCTTCATGTCTCAGTTCTAAAAGAAGTTACATGAATCTCTGGGTACAGGATTAGACTTCAGtattgcgttccatcctcagacagatggtcagtcaaagagggtgattcagatactggaggacatgtaacgagttgcgtgattgatttctgaggtagttgggaggattacttgctgctagcagagtttgcttataacaatagctatcagtctagcatacagatggcaccctacgaggcattatatggtcgtaggtgtcgcactccttcatgttggactgagttaggtgaGCGGCATGTTTTGGGACCTAAATTAGTTTCTGATATCGAGGACAGAATTAGACTGATTTGGGATCGACTGAAAGCAGCATTAGACAGATAGAAGTCATTTACGAATCTGGTGCATagggagattgagtattctgtgggagacttcatttttctcaaggtctcgccatggaagaaggtactgaggtttggacgtaagggcaagttgagccctaggtttattaggCCTTACTGCATACTAAAACGTTTAGGACTGGTTGCctatcagttggagttaccttCAGAGTTAGATTGGATTGATGATGTGTTCCttgtctctatgttgaggcgctaCCACTCTGATCCCACGCATATTATTTCAGttaaggagattgaggttaggccagatctgacttttgaggaggagtcaGTTCAGATAGTAGATCATGATGTAAAGGTTTTAAGGAGGAAGTCTATCCCACTGGTTTAGGTTCTTTGGCGTAATCACAGCTCTGAGGAGGCCACGTCGAACCTTGAGGATGCGATGTAACAATAAATCCTCATCTGTTCTAATCAAGTAatattttgaggccgaaattttcttttagggggtagagttgtaacgccccaaaaatccttaatatttattttcatatgtttGTTTTACATAATTATCTATCCACTTCAGTGGTTAGGTGTcctgggaagagtctgagaagttTTGAGTTCAAGTCTTGGT
This is a stretch of genomic DNA from Gossypium arboreum isolate Shixiya-1 chromosome 11, ASM2569848v2, whole genome shotgun sequence. It encodes these proteins:
- the LOC108471555 gene encoding uncharacterized protein LOC108471555; translated protein: MRDQIQATSLGTTKLSRGVQQPLSGRGQDRGGNSLNRGQKAQGKVLGILKRDIGSTHSYIACTVSETLGALVKSTTSEVTVLSPLGQSIRVNKLFRDIPLEVQGVIFLEDLMELPFGEFDLILGIDWLVKHRVSLDCATKRMVLRTVEENEVIVVGERQNYFSNVISTLRAEKLVRKRCEAYLAYISVLDYGVSSIKDIRKVKDFPNVFLDELPRLLSNREVKFGIKLLPSIAPVSIAPY